The sequence below is a genomic window from Mycobacteroides abscessus ATCC 19977.
ACCGAAGCGGCAATATGGGGCATGATGATTCCGATCGCTGCGCCCTGGTCTCTGTGCATGCGCTGGCTCACCCTGCTGTGTGCCTTCGTGGTCGCCTGCCTGCTGTTGTTCACCCCTGGTGGCACCGTCCCGTCGGGCCCTCCCGGAGCGGACAAAGTAGCGCACTTTCTTATTTTCGCGATGTTGGGCCTGTGCTCGCGTTTCGCATGGATCAGCGAGAAATCCACGCTGGCTTGGGTTCTGATGTTCGCGGCGGCGTCCGAGGTGATTCAGGCGCTGTGGGTTCCGCGCCGGGACGGGAGCCTGCCGGACCTGCTCACCGATGCGATCGGTCTGTTCACGGTGCTGCTGTTGTGGCGGAAGATTCGCTCGGGCGTGCGGCGGGCTCGGCAATGATGGTGGTCATGGTGCGGGTATGAGCCAGCCCACTAGTCACCAGGTCCAGCTGGCGTAGCGCGCGATTCAGGGCTGCGTCCGCGTCGGCCTTGGTGGGGTGATCAGTATCGACCAGCATGCCGATGGTGTTGAGAATGGAGCTGGCGATGAGTTCCGCCGCGATTTCCAGGTCCTCGGTCGTGTGATGGTTCGTCGCCGGGTTGCGGGCGAGTTCCACCACCACGTCGTTGGTGAGCATGCGCATCTCGTTGTTGATGGCACGCCGGATTTGAGGCGAGCCGCCATGACGTTCACGTACCAGAAACCGGAAATTGTTCGCGTGCTCGTTCACCCGGTCGACCATGAGACGGAGAATTTTGGCGGGGTTGTCGCTGCCAGCCTCGCGCCGGGCTTGGCGAAAGGTGTCACGAAGCGCATGAACGCTCTCCTCGGCCAGAACCGTGCCGAGGTCTTCCATCGATTCGAAGTGCCGGTAGAAGGCAGTGGGAACCAATCCGGCCGACTTGGCCACCTCGCGCAGGCTCACAGCCGCGAAGCCACGTACCTTCAGTAGCTCCAAGGTTCCGTCGAGCAATGTGCGGCGGGTATGCAGTTTCTTCTCGGCACGACTATGTCGCATACCTGTCAGTGTACGGGCGTACTCCTACTGTTTGACCTTGTTTCGTTTGAGACCACGTTGATGCCTGGTATTGACAGGTTCATCTAGCTTGCGCACACTGAGCCCAGTGCACGATTGTTCACTATTTGGTTACTGAGACCGGAAGGACAGTGCAGCATGGTGGGACCTGTTGAGCGCAACGTCAACGTCGTCCAGGAAGTTCTGGAGTCGGTCGGGACTCGGGTCGGCCGGATTATTCGCATCATCACGCGGACTGTGGGGGAAGTTGCACAGGAGGTGAGCGGTGTCGTGGCCGACGGGTTCGAGATCGCAGAAGCCAGCAAGCGGGCGCGTGCCGATCATGAGCGGTGGAATGCCGAGGACTTGGCTGACGCGGGGGCAGGCCAGGAAAGCGAAGACGAGGACCAAGGCGAGGACGACCAGGAGGCGGGCGAGCTCGTCGACCTCGACGACGAGGGTGACGCCGCCGACGAGATCGATGCCACGGCGGAAGAGGTGACTTCCGGAGCGGAGCCCGAGGCGCGCGACAACGCCTCAGCACAAGAAAGGGTCTGATCGTGTCGGCTTCAGCGTTGCAGCCCGAACCCCTTTCCGCGCCGGTCGAGGTGGCCGCCGGTGAGTGTCCGGTCAACCATGACCTGTATCCCGGTGGCCCAACCTTCCTGCGGTGGCATCACACTCGCGTCGGCTACCTGAAGTCATGGAGGCTGGCACTCGGGGCGGTATGGTCCACCTACAGACACACCATTTCGGAGTACCTTGCTGATCTCCCTGGTCAGGACGACGTCATCGTCGCCCGGGCACCCATGCGGAAGGCGGTCATCGTTCGCAATCCGGAATTGGCCCGGCATGTACTGGTTGCCAATCAGGACAACTACATCAAGAGCGCCGAATACGATCTCTTGGCAGTGGGATTCGGCCGCGGACTGGTCACCGACCTCAATGAGGGACTGTGGAATCGCAATCGACGGTTGGTGCAGCCCATTTTCGCCAAGCGGCAGGTTGATCTGTTCGCGCCGCAGATGGCAGAGGCTGCCGCGCGCACCATTTCCCGCTGGGATGAGCTGTACGCAGAGGGTAAGCCGGTGGACATCACCGCCGAGATGAATTATCTGACCATGGATATCGTCGCGCAGACGATGTTCGGAATCGATCTCTCCGGCGATATGGCTGAACGGATGCGGATCTACTTCGCGCGACTGCTCAAGCTATTCGGTGTGGGATTCATCGTCGGGGCCGCTCCGCCGCTGCGCTGGGTGGTGGACAAGCTCGCCGCCCATGGCCCAGATGAATTGTCCTCGCACACACCACGTTTAGCTATCAGGGCACTGCGCATCGGCGCGTCGGTCGCCGCACCGCGCACGATGAAGGGGCTGCGGTGGGTGGAACGCACCATCGACCAGCTGATCGCCGATCACCGCAGCGGCCGCATCGCCAGGCAGGACAACCTCTTGGCGCTGTTGATGGCGGCCGAGGACCCGGAGACCGGGGCCAAGTACACGGACCTGGAGATCCGTGATGAGCTGATGACCTTTCTGGGGGCAGGATTCGAGACCACCGCTGCCGCGCTCGCTTGGACCTGGTATCTGTTGTCCCGCAATCCCGATGCCCGCGCCAAGCTGGGGCAAGAAGTTGATCGGGTACTGGGTGGGCGGCAACCTACAGCCGCGGACGTCGACAATCTCCCCTGGACGGCGGCGGTACTGAACGAGGCCATGCGGGTGTACCCGCCCATTCTCGGGCTGGCGCGCACGGCGAAGGCCGACGACGTGCTGGGGGACTATCCGATTTCGGCCGGAACGACGGTCATGGTTCTCATCGACAGCATCCACCACAACGAACGAGTGTGGGATGACGCCAAGACCTTCGACCCTGCGCGGTTTCTGAAGGAGAACCTACAGCCAGAACAACGAAAGGCGCACATGCCTTTTGGTGCGGGCAAGCGAATGTGCGTCGCCTCGGGGTTTGCGAATCTGGAAGCCATCATCGGGATTGCCGCGCTGGCACAGAACTATGAATTGGATCTGCTGCCCGGACAGCAGCCGCGCCGTGAAGTGACATTCACCGGCGGCCCGGAGGGCGAGATACTCATGCGGTTACGTAAGCGGCATCCGTGACCGCGATGTCCGCACACGCCGATGACCTGCGA
It includes:
- a CDS encoding VanZ family protein, with the protein product MIPIAAPWSLCMRWLTLLCAFVVACLLLFTPGGTVPSGPPGADKVAHFLIFAMLGLCSRFAWISEKSTLAWVLMFAAASEVIQALWVPRRDGSLPDLLTDAIGLFTVLLLWRKIRSGVRRARQ
- a CDS encoding TetR family transcriptional regulator → MRHSRAEKKLHTRRTLLDGTLELLKVRGFAAVSLREVAKSAGLVPTAFYRHFESMEDLGTVLAEESVHALRDTFRQARREAGSDNPAKILRLMVDRVNEHANNFRFLVRERHGGSPQIRRAINNEMRMLTNDVVVELARNPATNHHTTEDLEIAAELIASSILNTIGMLVDTDHPTKADADAALNRALRQLDLVTSGLAHTRTMTTIIAEPAARPSESSATTAAP
- a CDS encoding cytochrome P450, which codes for MSASALQPEPLSAPVEVAAGECPVNHDLYPGGPTFLRWHHTRVGYLKSWRLALGAVWSTYRHTISEYLADLPGQDDVIVARAPMRKAVIVRNPELARHVLVANQDNYIKSAEYDLLAVGFGRGLVTDLNEGLWNRNRRLVQPIFAKRQVDLFAPQMAEAAARTISRWDELYAEGKPVDITAEMNYLTMDIVAQTMFGIDLSGDMAERMRIYFARLLKLFGVGFIVGAAPPLRWVVDKLAAHGPDELSSHTPRLAIRALRIGASVAAPRTMKGLRWVERTIDQLIADHRSGRIARQDNLLALLMAAEDPETGAKYTDLEIRDELMTFLGAGFETTAAALAWTWYLLSRNPDARAKLGQEVDRVLGGRQPTAADVDNLPWTAAVLNEAMRVYPPILGLARTAKADDVLGDYPISAGTTVMVLIDSIHHNERVWDDAKTFDPARFLKENLQPEQRKAHMPFGAGKRMCVASGFANLEAIIGIAALAQNYELDLLPGQQPRREVTFTGGPEGEILMRLRKRHP